From the Streptomyces nigrescens genome, one window contains:
- a CDS encoding acylphosphatase: MIRRRVVVSGEVHGVFFRDTCRRTADRLGVAGWVRNLPDGTVEAVCEGEPGRVQKLVDWAHQGPPLATVDAVSVREEEPEGLTGFEIRPTPGGF; encoded by the coding sequence GTGATCCGCAGACGGGTGGTGGTCTCCGGAGAGGTGCACGGTGTGTTCTTCCGCGACACCTGCCGGCGCACGGCCGACCGGCTCGGAGTGGCCGGCTGGGTGCGGAACCTTCCGGACGGGACGGTGGAGGCCGTGTGCGAGGGGGAGCCCGGGCGGGTGCAGAAGCTGGTGGACTGGGCGCACCAGGGGCCGCCCCTGGCCACCGTCGACGCCGTGTCCGTACGGGAGGAAGAGCCGGAAGGGCTGACGGGCTTCGAGATCCGGCCGACACCCGGGGGATTCTGA
- a CDS encoding MarR family winged helix-turn-helix transcriptional regulator, whose product MTDTEPPLAPDDLAHRLTEVFDLVGPLYRRVQRKVEQSAPIEGLSVGVRAVLDLLRDNGPMTVPQMGRAQALSRQFVQRMVNDAAARQLVEITPNPAHQRSSLIRLTDEGRAAITAVLAREHALLRQVEGDLTDADVTACVQVLTKMLALFDHVEVG is encoded by the coding sequence ATGACCGATACCGAACCGCCCCTCGCGCCCGACGACCTCGCCCACCGGCTCACGGAGGTGTTCGACCTCGTCGGCCCCCTGTACCGCCGCGTACAGCGCAAGGTCGAACAGTCCGCACCGATCGAGGGGCTGTCCGTCGGCGTGCGGGCCGTACTGGACCTGCTCCGCGACAACGGACCCATGACCGTTCCGCAGATGGGCCGCGCACAGGCGCTGAGCCGGCAGTTCGTCCAGCGCATGGTCAATGACGCCGCGGCACGACAGCTGGTCGAGATCACACCGAACCCCGCCCATCAGCGGTCTTCCCTGATCCGGCTGACCGATGAGGGCAGGGCCGCCATCACCGCCGTACTGGCGCGTGAGCACGCCCTGCTCCGTCAGGTCGAGGGGGATCTGACCGACGCCGACGTCACGGCGTGCGTGCAGGTGCTCACGAAGATGCTCGCGCTCTTCGACCACGTGGAGGTGGGCTGA
- a CDS encoding MBL fold metallo-hydrolase encodes MRITKYTHSCVRLEHPGGGTLVIDPGIWSEARALHGADAILVTHEHADHVDVLRLKGLGAPVYAPRGADFGGLLDVIEVEPGEEFSAAGFAVTAHGGRHARIYGELPDCANLGYLIDERLYHPGDSLHVPDQPVETLFVPMQASWLRTSEAIDFVRAVKPERAYGIHDAQINERGLHSVNGWLDEEAGGCYSWLPPGALSPCSER; translated from the coding sequence ATGCGCATAACCAAGTACACGCATTCCTGTGTCCGGTTGGAACACCCAGGGGGCGGGACGCTGGTCATCGATCCCGGCATCTGGAGCGAGGCACGGGCGCTGCACGGCGCCGACGCGATCCTGGTGACGCACGAGCATGCCGACCACGTCGATGTGCTGCGGCTCAAGGGCCTCGGCGCGCCGGTCTATGCGCCCAGGGGCGCGGACTTCGGCGGTCTCCTGGACGTCATCGAGGTCGAGCCGGGCGAGGAGTTCAGCGCGGCGGGCTTCGCTGTCACGGCGCACGGCGGCCGGCACGCGCGTATCTACGGTGAGCTGCCGGACTGCGCCAACCTCGGCTATCTGATCGACGAGCGGCTCTACCACCCCGGCGATTCGCTCCATGTGCCCGACCAGCCGGTGGAGACGCTGTTCGTGCCCATGCAGGCATCGTGGCTGCGCACGTCGGAGGCCATCGACTTCGTCCGGGCGGTCAAGCCGGAGCGTGCCTACGGCATCCATGACGCGCAGATCAACGAGCGGGGCCTGCACAGCGTCAACGGCTGGCTCGACGAGGAAGCGGGCGGGTGTTACAGCTGGCTGCCGCCGGGCGCGCTGTCGCCGTGCTCGGAGCGGTGA
- a CDS encoding lantibiotic dehydratase — protein MSGTGEVAFECGTVALVRAAALPLPPDDALARQPDEPLPEEERLRRHIAQLAADPRLMEAVSLASASLAAEADRVVAGERLRLKSLRRLAITLTKYRSRMSHRPTPFGLFAGVGLAGFGPAPAREPVGGGRSVTRPDAAWLDAVLEPLREVPAVLERSRLTANNLHTVRNGRLVLVDHHDRTGERQLAGSVRHTRVVRHLLAAAARATPFPRLVEEGKRQFPQASEGAVESSIVQLVRGHFLLTDLTPPPDCTAPLDHIRDRLHGVDHPTAHELRSIYAELQALDAAPPGGRRARLTAVSARMRALQPAADVLQTDLSLDVRLTLPEEVAREAARAATVLWRTSPVHRGNPHLRDYHLAFLERYGTDRPVPVLELLDEARGLGLPRPHSGPAALPSPEPGERDRVLGELLMDAARRGAREVVLDEETVRALEPAERGPAPLSMEVGAELVAPDWEALCDGDFHLVLAPQAVSPLAGAMFSRFAPVLGQSGARIQELALHAEQSAPDGEIPACVAYRPRVARSGNVSAVPQWLSHRLPLGVGPAMAETAQDLRLEHLAVHADTDGLRLVDGATGRRVRPLSYSMLHPGNGHLPHVARFLLELGQEGRSFCAPWSWGSWASAPALPRVRHGRTVLSPAQWLPDRALRAAAGRGDEEWGAQVGQWRRRWGVPRRVLLTKADHRVAVDLDDPLQLLVLRDEVRRATGLTLVERFGGQEERQWFQGPEGSHAAEFVFPVFARPAGRSAAQGTRQPPPVTAPAPLLTGGPDSGRGTRTHLPGGEWLYAKIYVPRARQPEVLARHLGALTDPELLRRAGADLWFFLRYEDPVPHIRLRFHGKPDSLWPVLLPELHSWARARAEAGLLGNVVLDTYEPEVERYGGPAALGHAERVFHADSESVVTLLAMAPDQLDEPSLPAALGILDILTRLGSPDEALNWLSSPSVLERRGEVPRARKQEVAALLDAHARPGPPAAADGWGVGWSTRGPALAGLREVLSAGATDPDRTARIALSLTHMHCNRLLGPLREQELTAHATAREALALWLGRKRNNR, from the coding sequence ATGAGCGGTACGGGTGAGGTGGCCTTCGAGTGCGGGACGGTGGCTCTGGTGCGGGCCGCGGCCCTCCCCCTGCCACCGGACGATGCCCTGGCCCGGCAGCCCGACGAGCCCCTGCCCGAAGAGGAGCGGCTGCGACGGCACATCGCCCAACTCGCCGCCGACCCACGGCTCATGGAGGCGGTGAGCCTGGCCAGCGCGAGCCTGGCGGCGGAGGCGGACCGGGTTGTCGCGGGGGAACGGCTCAGACTCAAGTCGCTGCGTCGTCTCGCGATAACGCTGACGAAATACCGCTCACGGATGTCCCACCGCCCCACCCCGTTCGGCTTGTTCGCGGGGGTCGGTCTCGCCGGATTCGGACCGGCGCCCGCACGGGAACCGGTCGGCGGCGGGCGCAGTGTGACCCGGCCGGACGCGGCCTGGCTGGACGCCGTTCTGGAGCCCCTGCGCGAGGTCCCCGCCGTACTGGAGCGTTCACGGCTCACGGCCAACAACCTGCACACCGTACGGAACGGCCGGCTGGTGCTGGTCGACCACCATGACCGCACCGGAGAGCGGCAGTTGGCCGGATCGGTGCGCCACACCCGGGTGGTCCGGCACCTCCTGGCCGCAGCCGCGCGCGCCACCCCCTTTCCCCGGCTGGTGGAAGAGGGGAAGCGGCAGTTCCCGCAGGCGTCCGAAGGCGCGGTCGAGAGCAGCATCGTGCAGCTGGTCCGCGGCCACTTCCTGCTGACCGACCTGACGCCGCCGCCCGACTGCACCGCCCCCCTCGACCACATACGCGACCGGCTGCACGGGGTCGACCATCCGACGGCGCATGAACTCCGCTCCATATATGCGGAGTTGCAAGCCCTGGACGCCGCGCCGCCGGGCGGCCGACGGGCCCGGCTGACCGCGGTATCCGCGCGGATGCGGGCGCTCCAGCCGGCGGCCGACGTCCTTCAGACGGACCTGTCCCTGGACGTGCGACTGACGCTGCCGGAAGAAGTGGCCCGGGAAGCGGCCCGTGCCGCGACGGTGCTGTGGCGGACCTCTCCCGTCCACCGCGGCAATCCGCACCTGCGCGACTACCACCTGGCCTTCCTCGAACGGTACGGCACCGACCGCCCGGTGCCGGTGCTGGAACTGCTCGACGAAGCGCGGGGGTTGGGGCTGCCGCGCCCCCACAGCGGGCCCGCTGCCCTGCCCTCCCCCGAGCCCGGGGAGCGCGACCGGGTCCTCGGCGAACTGCTGATGGACGCGGCCCGCCGTGGCGCCCGGGAAGTGGTGCTCGACGAGGAGACCGTACGTGCCCTGGAACCGGCGGAGCGCGGACCGGCCCCCCTGAGCATGGAGGTAGGAGCCGAGCTGGTGGCGCCGGACTGGGAGGCCCTGTGTGACGGGGACTTCCATCTGGTGCTCGCGCCTCAGGCAGTGTCGCCGCTGGCGGGGGCGATGTTCAGCCGGTTCGCGCCGGTGCTCGGCCAGTCGGGCGCGCGGATTCAGGAGCTGGCGCTGCACGCGGAGCAGAGCGCGCCGGACGGCGAGATCCCGGCCTGTGTCGCCTACCGGCCCAGGGTGGCGCGCTCCGGCAATGTGTCCGCCGTTCCGCAGTGGCTCTCCCATCGCCTCCCCCTGGGTGTGGGACCCGCCATGGCGGAGACCGCGCAGGATCTGCGTCTGGAGCATCTGGCGGTCCATGCGGATACGGACGGTCTGCGGCTCGTCGACGGAGCGACCGGCCGCAGGGTGCGGCCGCTGTCGTACTCCATGCTCCACCCGGGCAACGGTCATCTTCCGCACGTGGCGCGGTTCCTGCTGGAGCTCGGGCAGGAGGGCCGGTCCTTCTGCGCACCGTGGAGCTGGGGCAGCTGGGCCTCGGCTCCGGCGCTGCCGCGGGTGCGCCACGGCCGGACCGTGCTCTCCCCGGCGCAATGGCTGCCGGACCGGGCGCTGCGCGCCGCAGCCGGCCGGGGGGACGAGGAGTGGGGTGCGCAGGTCGGGCAGTGGCGGCGGCGCTGGGGCGTCCCCCGGCGGGTGCTGCTCACCAAGGCCGACCACCGCGTAGCGGTCGATCTCGACGACCCGCTGCAGCTTCTGGTCCTCCGCGACGAGGTGCGGCGGGCGACCGGTCTGACGCTGGTGGAGCGGTTCGGCGGCCAGGAGGAACGGCAATGGTTCCAGGGCCCCGAGGGCTCCCATGCCGCCGAGTTCGTCTTCCCCGTCTTCGCCCGGCCCGCCGGCCGGAGCGCCGCGCAGGGCACCCGGCAGCCCCCTCCCGTGACGGCGCCGGCCCCACTCTTGACGGGTGGCCCCGACAGCGGCCGCGGCACGCGTACTCATCTGCCCGGTGGCGAGTGGCTCTACGCGAAGATCTATGTGCCCCGGGCCCGCCAGCCGGAGGTGCTGGCCCGTCACCTCGGGGCGCTGACCGACCCCGAGCTGCTGCGCAGGGCGGGCGCCGACCTCTGGTTCTTCCTCCGTTACGAGGATCCCGTCCCGCACATCCGGCTGCGGTTCCACGGCAAGCCGGACTCCCTGTGGCCGGTGCTGCTGCCCGAGCTCCACTCCTGGGCGCGGGCGCGTGCGGAGGCGGGGCTCCTCGGGAACGTGGTCCTGGACACCTACGAGCCCGAGGTCGAGCGGTACGGCGGACCGGCCGCCCTCGGGCACGCCGAGCGCGTCTTCCACGCCGACAGCGAGTCCGTCGTCACGCTGCTGGCCATGGCCCCCGACCAGTTGGACGAGCCGTCGCTGCCGGCCGCGCTGGGCATCCTCGACATCCTCACCCGCCTCGGCTCTCCGGACGAGGCGCTCAACTGGCTCAGCAGCCCGTCGGTGCTGGAGCGCCGGGGAGAGGTCCCGCGGGCCCGGAAGCAGGAGGTCGCCGCACTGCTGGACGCACACGCCCGGCCCGGCCCGCCGGCCGCGGCGGACGGCTGGGGCGTGGGGTGGAGCACCCGTGGCCCGGCGCTGGCCGGCCTGCGCGAGGTGCTGTCCGCCGGTGCGACGGACCCTGACCGGACGGCACGGATCGCCCTGAGCCTGACCCATATGCACTGCAACCGGCTGCTCGGACCGCTGCGCGAACAGGAACTGACGGCACATGCGACGGCCCGTGAGGCGCTGGCACTGTGGCTCGGACGGAAGCGGAACAACAGATGA
- a CDS encoding alpha/beta fold hydrolase codes for MTDDLEMSSFETGDGHLAYRDIGAGRPVVLLHGGFLDSGMWDDQLPALTRNHRVIAPDARGHGASSNATRAFRHTDDLAALLRHLDVGPAVLVGLSMGAATAVDTALEHPGLVRALVVSGAGTSEPEFHDPWVKDVMAEQARALAAGDVEGWIDAFMLFAPGPHRTLDDVDQDVVRRLREMTARTLAKHTGTEPDWQVPVADTWARAAKITVPVLALSGAIDAPDQIGMGERLVHSVTHGRARTIDGAAHYPNMERPEAFNASLGEFLRTVGA; via the coding sequence ATGACTGATGACCTTGAGATGTCTTCCTTCGAGACCGGGGACGGCCACCTCGCCTACCGCGACATCGGTGCCGGCCGGCCGGTGGTCCTGCTGCACGGCGGCTTCCTGGACAGCGGCATGTGGGACGACCAGTTACCGGCCCTCACACGGAACCACCGGGTGATCGCCCCGGACGCCCGCGGCCACGGCGCCTCCTCGAACGCGACCCGCGCATTCCGGCACACCGACGATCTCGCCGCGCTGCTGCGTCACTTGGACGTCGGCCCCGCGGTCCTCGTCGGGCTGTCGATGGGCGCGGCCACCGCGGTGGACACCGCGCTGGAGCACCCCGGGCTGGTGCGCGCGCTGGTCGTCAGCGGCGCCGGGACCAGTGAGCCGGAGTTCCATGACCCCTGGGTCAAGGACGTCATGGCCGAGCAGGCCCGCGCCCTGGCCGCCGGTGACGTCGAGGGCTGGATCGACGCCTTCATGCTGTTCGCGCCCGGCCCCCACCGCACACTCGACGACGTCGACCAGGACGTCGTACGACGACTGCGGGAGATGACCGCACGGACGCTCGCCAAGCACACCGGCACCGAACCGGACTGGCAGGTCCCCGTGGCCGACACCTGGGCGCGGGCGGCGAAGATCACCGTTCCGGTGCTGGCCCTCAGCGGCGCCATCGACGCCCCCGACCAAATCGGCATGGGGGAACGCCTGGTGCACAGCGTCACCCACGGCCGTGCCAGAACCATCGACGGCGCCGCGCACTACCCCAACATGGAACGCCCGGAAGCCTTCAACGCGTCCCTGGGGGAGTTTCTGCGCACCGTAGGCGCGTAG
- a CDS encoding UDP-N-acetylmuramate dehydrogenase: protein MQEKQEHMRVTHEAPLAPMTTLGIGGPAAVLFELFDPADFPEFVTLADASPGEPVCLGAGSNVVVSDAGCEGAVLRMSTKGLRMTGSTADGRVLVEVQAGHPLGDLVDTTIAEGLTGLEMLVGIPGTTGATPVQNVGAYGQETADCLVEVTAWDWELRRMVTLDAAACGLGHRTSVFKHSRRWTLLTLVFALRRSTLSAPVTYRTVAGVLDVPVGSSVPLEEVAQAVLTVRRSKGMVLGCSGTDDRSVGSVFLSPEISAAQADGLRARHAPVNRFPDGSTRVSASWLIRQAGFELGTPVVTGVRLSSLHYTLVADEGATAAGFTRAIELVRQEVLRRTGVRLTSELDFL from the coding sequence ATCCAGGAGAAACAGGAACATATGCGAGTCACTCACGAGGCACCGCTCGCCCCGATGACCACGCTGGGCATCGGAGGACCGGCGGCGGTCCTCTTCGAGCTGTTCGACCCCGCGGACTTCCCCGAGTTCGTCACGCTGGCCGACGCCTCCCCCGGCGAGCCGGTCTGTCTCGGCGCAGGAAGCAATGTGGTGGTCAGCGACGCCGGATGCGAGGGCGCCGTGCTGCGGATGAGCACCAAGGGCCTGCGCATGACCGGGAGCACCGCCGATGGACGGGTGCTGGTCGAGGTCCAGGCCGGTCATCCCCTCGGCGACCTGGTCGACACCACCATCGCCGAGGGCCTCACGGGGCTGGAGATGCTCGTGGGCATCCCCGGGACCACCGGCGCCACCCCGGTCCAGAACGTCGGCGCCTACGGTCAGGAGACCGCCGACTGCCTGGTGGAAGTGACGGCGTGGGACTGGGAGTTGCGCCGTATGGTCACCCTGGACGCCGCGGCCTGCGGGCTGGGCCACCGCACCAGTGTCTTCAAGCACTCCCGCCGGTGGACGCTGCTGACCCTGGTCTTCGCGCTGCGCCGGTCCACGCTGAGCGCGCCGGTCACCTACCGGACGGTGGCCGGTGTGCTCGATGTCCCCGTCGGGAGCAGCGTTCCGCTGGAGGAGGTGGCCCAGGCCGTGCTCACTGTGCGACGGAGCAAGGGCATGGTGCTGGGCTGCAGCGGCACCGACGACCGATCGGTGGGCAGTGTGTTCCTCAGCCCCGAGATCTCCGCCGCGCAGGCCGACGGCCTGCGGGCGCGCCACGCGCCGGTGAACCGCTTCCCCGACGGCTCGACCCGGGTGAGTGCGAGCTGGCTCATCCGGCAGGCCGGTTTCGAGCTGGGCACCCCGGTCGTCACGGGCGTTCGCCTTTCCTCGCTGCACTACACACTGGTCGCCGATGAGGGGGCGACCGCCGCCGGTTTCACCCGGGCGATCGAGCTCGTACGCCAGGAGGTGCTGCGCCGCACGGGGGTCCGGCTCACCTCCGAACTCGACTTCCTCTGA
- a CDS encoding dienelactone hydrolase family protein: MRFTSETSSDGVSEQIFTLGEIPGVLWTPEGAAGTRPLVLMGHGGGQHKKAPGIVARARRLVAECDFAVAAVDVPGHGDRPKDEEYDRIATENQARVAAGEELAPLIAGFQALVARRTVPEWRAVLDTVQGLAYVGAGPVGYWGVSLGCGLGVPFVAAEPRVRAAVLGLGGAQASAETAARITVPVEFLLQWDDERVPRAEGLALFDALASDEKTLHANPGKHGEIPAFELDSMLRFFTRHLG; the protein is encoded by the coding sequence ATGCGCTTCACCTCTGAGACGTCGTCCGACGGTGTCTCCGAACAGATCTTCACCCTCGGCGAGATTCCCGGCGTGCTGTGGACGCCGGAAGGTGCCGCCGGTACGCGTCCCCTCGTTCTGATGGGGCACGGCGGCGGGCAGCACAAGAAGGCACCGGGCATCGTGGCCCGTGCGCGCCGCCTCGTGGCCGAGTGCGATTTCGCGGTGGCGGCGGTGGACGTACCCGGCCACGGCGACCGGCCGAAGGATGAGGAGTACGACCGGATCGCCACCGAGAACCAGGCACGTGTGGCTGCCGGAGAGGAACTGGCTCCGCTGATCGCCGGCTTCCAGGCGCTGGTGGCTCGCCGGACCGTCCCGGAATGGCGGGCGGTCCTGGACACGGTCCAGGGGCTCGCGTACGTCGGTGCCGGTCCGGTGGGTTATTGGGGTGTGTCGCTGGGCTGCGGACTCGGCGTTCCGTTCGTCGCTGCCGAACCCCGGGTCCGCGCGGCGGTGTTGGGCTTGGGCGGGGCACAGGCATCGGCGGAGACCGCCGCACGGATCACGGTCCCGGTGGAGTTCCTGCTGCAGTGGGACGATGAACGGGTGCCGCGCGCCGAGGGCTTGGCGTTGTTCGACGCCTTGGCTTCGGACGAGAAGACCCTGCACGCCAACCCCGGCAAGCACGGGGAGATCCCGGCATTCGAATTGGACAGCATGCTGCGGTTCTTCACCCGGCACCTCGGCTGA
- a CDS encoding lanthionine synthetase C family protein, whose translation MTAPLALCDAASDLAHRVADLLSSPEQVAGTAHEAFAALPPELLQPAWQPASLLLGHSGIALLHTRCARNDARYAAVGHAHLAAAVAATTDAGPAAVGDLLLPARLHAQEHGGYTRLLARSAEVHAGYVRAHVARLVARRQEHGPGLAAGDYDAISGLAGEGRGLLLAADHGDERCARALRDVLGFLVGMTHPLPSPAGDGSRIPGWWCAPDRYLVPRDRAEFPNGDFNVGVAHGICGPLALMSLAYRSGHRVPGMPDALRRMADWVVSLGHPDELGTQWPGRVAHPEASGEPSHPSRQRRRSREAGARSRPGWCYGTSGIAWTLYLAGRALGDRRLTDLAEDAVSGLVRRPYDAAVSADPGFCHGRAGILHTVSRMAVATGRTEWWAAADELARELVAECDTRTPFGYRQVLPPSPLSEPAPHRVHNPGLLDGAAGIALVLADYADARRGVALDEVNGWDAAFLMG comes from the coding sequence ATGACCGCACCCCTCGCGCTGTGCGACGCGGCGTCGGACCTCGCCCACCGCGTCGCCGATCTGCTGAGCTCACCGGAGCAGGTGGCCGGCACCGCCCACGAGGCGTTCGCCGCGCTGCCGCCGGAACTGCTGCAGCCGGCCTGGCAGCCCGCGTCGCTGCTGCTGGGACACTCCGGCATCGCGCTGCTGCACACCAGATGCGCCCGGAACGACGCCCGGTATGCGGCGGTCGGGCACGCCCACCTGGCTGCGGCCGTCGCGGCGACCACCGACGCCGGCCCGGCCGCGGTCGGTGATCTGCTGCTGCCCGCCCGGCTGCACGCCCAGGAGCACGGCGGATACACCCGGCTGCTGGCACGCAGCGCCGAGGTGCACGCCGGATACGTCCGGGCCCATGTCGCCCGGCTGGTGGCCCGGCGGCAGGAGCACGGCCCGGGGCTGGCGGCCGGCGATTACGACGCGATCTCGGGCCTGGCGGGCGAGGGCCGTGGCCTGCTGCTGGCGGCCGACCACGGCGACGAACGGTGCGCACGGGCGCTCCGCGACGTCCTCGGCTTTCTGGTCGGGATGACGCATCCCCTGCCCTCCCCGGCAGGAGACGGCAGCCGGATTCCGGGATGGTGGTGCGCCCCCGACCGGTATCTCGTCCCGCGGGACCGGGCGGAGTTCCCGAACGGCGACTTCAACGTCGGTGTCGCGCACGGGATTTGCGGCCCGCTCGCCCTGATGTCGCTGGCGTACCGCTCCGGACACCGGGTGCCGGGGATGCCGGATGCCCTCCGCCGGATGGCCGACTGGGTGGTGAGCCTGGGCCACCCCGACGAGCTGGGCACGCAGTGGCCCGGCCGCGTCGCCCACCCGGAGGCATCCGGGGAGCCTTCCCACCCGTCCCGGCAACGCCGGCGGTCCCGGGAGGCGGGGGCGAGGAGCCGGCCGGGATGGTGTTACGGGACCTCCGGGATCGCCTGGACCCTGTATCTGGCCGGGCGGGCGCTCGGCGACCGCCGGCTGACGGACCTGGCCGAGGACGCGGTCAGCGGACTGGTGCGCCGCCCGTACGATGCGGCCGTGTCCGCCGACCCGGGCTTCTGCCATGGCCGGGCGGGCATCCTGCACACCGTCAGCCGGATGGCCGTCGCCACCGGGCGGACCGAGTGGTGGGCTGCGGCGGACGAACTCGCCCGGGAGCTCGTGGCGGAGTGCGATACCCGAACTCCCTTTGGCTACCGCCAGGTTCTGCCGCCCTCCCCCCTCTCGGAACCCGCACCGCACCGGGTGCACAACCCCGGTCTGCTGGACGGCGCCGCCGGAATCGCCCTCGTACTGGCCGACTATGCCGACGCCCGCCGGGGAGTCGCCCTCGACGAGGTGAACGGCTGGGACGCGGCTTTCCTCATGGGCTGA
- a CDS encoding TNT domain-containing protein, translated as MATAPAAAAAPHQQDRQRPAAAPRPAPCTGEFQGEARLGPKWLPKKWHAPVGPLLNGWKRTGALSPSAFLKKYWQGPADSGSWKYPPNDGFAEVNGEIDKEPTKLRPGARLDRFGSVYGSYLAPAGDRYAERALPPQNLNTREAAAPCDYHVYKVTKPFWVWEGSIAPWFEQPGGGRQIKLDPVFLNPSEGQRLNVKWLLEHGYLAAVQP; from the coding sequence ATGGCGACGGCCCCGGCCGCGGCTGCCGCACCGCACCAACAGGACCGGCAGCGTCCGGCCGCCGCACCCCGGCCCGCGCCCTGCACCGGGGAGTTCCAGGGCGAGGCCCGGCTGGGCCCCAAGTGGCTGCCGAAGAAGTGGCATGCGCCCGTGGGACCGCTCCTGAACGGGTGGAAGCGGACCGGGGCGCTGTCGCCTTCGGCCTTCCTGAAGAAGTACTGGCAGGGGCCCGCCGACAGCGGCAGCTGGAAGTACCCGCCCAACGACGGCTTCGCCGAGGTCAACGGCGAGATCGACAAGGAACCCACCAAGCTTCGCCCGGGAGCGCGACTCGACCGTTTCGGATCCGTATACGGCTCCTATCTGGCACCGGCCGGTGACCGGTACGCCGAGCGGGCCCTGCCTCCGCAGAACCTCAACACCCGTGAAGCGGCGGCGCCGTGCGACTACCACGTCTACAAGGTCACCAAGCCGTTCTGGGTGTGGGAAGGCAGCATCGCCCCCTGGTTCGAGCAGCCCGGCGGCGGCCGGCAGATCAAGCTCGACCCGGTGTTCCTCAACCCGAGCGAAGGACAGCGGCTGAATGTGAAGTGGCTGCTGGAGCACGGCTACCTCGCCGCGGTTCAGCCGTAG
- a CDS encoding response regulator transcription factor → MRIVVAEDLYLLREGMVRLIEAYGHQVVATAATGPETLDALLTWRPDAAVVDIRMPPTQSDEGLRVALAARSELPGLPILILSQHVVQLYARELLADGAGGIGYFLKENVFDAEQFIDALERVAGGGTAMDPAVIAALLSSGSSRRRLEGLTEREHSVLSLMAEGLSNQSIGRRLFLSDSAISKYTTSLFGKLGITDDGTTNRRVLAVLTYLNEP, encoded by the coding sequence GTGCGCATCGTTGTAGCCGAGGACCTCTACCTCCTGCGCGAGGGGATGGTCCGCCTCATCGAGGCGTACGGACACCAGGTGGTGGCGACGGCAGCCACCGGGCCCGAGACGCTCGACGCGCTGCTGACATGGCGGCCGGATGCTGCCGTCGTCGACATCCGTATGCCGCCGACCCAGTCGGACGAAGGCCTGCGGGTGGCCCTTGCCGCCCGCAGCGAACTGCCCGGACTCCCGATCTTGATCCTTTCGCAGCACGTCGTACAGCTCTATGCCCGCGAACTCCTGGCCGACGGCGCCGGCGGCATCGGTTATTTCCTCAAGGAGAACGTGTTCGACGCCGAGCAGTTCATCGATGCCCTGGAACGGGTCGCCGGTGGCGGGACGGCCATGGACCCCGCCGTCATCGCCGCGTTGCTGTCCAGCGGCTCCTCGCGCCGACGCCTCGAAGGGCTCACCGAACGCGAACACTCCGTGCTCAGCCTCATGGCCGAAGGGCTGTCCAATCAGTCCATCGGCCGGCGGCTCTTCCTCAGTGACAGCGCCATCAGCAAATACACCACCTCCCTGTTCGGCAAGCTCGGCATCACCGATGACGGCACCACCAACCGTCGCGTCCTCGCCGTCCTCACCTACCTGAACGAGCCCTGA
- a CDS encoding DUF72 domain-containing protein — MTVLVGTSGWQYKDWREVLYPQDRPQRLWLEEYARHFATVESNAAFYRLPEEKTFADWRDRTPDGFVMAVKASRYLTHIKRLRDPEEPVGRLMSRAAALGPRLGPVLLQLPPTLRVDAGLLDDCLGCFPAGTRVAVEPRHPSWWTAEIRTVLERRGAALCWADRGSRPVTPLWRTADWGYLRFHEGRAEPWPRYGGQALTTWARRIADTWPDRADVYTYFNNDPGGAAVRDATRFARAVAAAGRSVSRAPSGRGAAR; from the coding sequence ATGACCGTTCTCGTCGGAACCTCCGGCTGGCAGTACAAGGACTGGCGGGAGGTCCTCTACCCGCAGGACCGGCCGCAGCGGCTGTGGCTGGAGGAGTACGCGCGGCACTTCGCCACCGTCGAGAGCAACGCCGCCTTCTACCGGCTTCCCGAGGAGAAGACCTTCGCGGACTGGCGGGACCGGACCCCCGACGGGTTCGTGATGGCCGTGAAGGCAAGCCGCTATCTGACCCACATCAAGCGGCTGCGCGATCCCGAGGAGCCGGTCGGGCGGCTGATGTCGCGGGCCGCCGCCCTCGGCCCCCGGCTCGGGCCCGTTCTGCTCCAACTGCCGCCCACGCTCCGGGTGGACGCCGGGTTGCTGGACGACTGCCTCGGCTGCTTTCCCGCCGGCACCCGGGTGGCCGTCGAGCCCCGCCACCCGTCGTGGTGGACCGCGGAGATCCGTACGGTGCTGGAGCGTCGGGGCGCCGCGCTGTGCTGGGCGGACCGGGGTTCCCGGCCCGTGACGCCCCTGTGGCGGACCGCCGACTGGGGGTATCTGCGCTTCCACGAGGGCCGCGCGGAACCCTGGCCGCGCTACGGCGGACAGGCGCTCACCACCTGGGCGCGGAGGATCGCCGACACCTGGCCGGACCGGGCCGACGTCTACACCTACTTCAACAACGATCCGGGCGGGGCGGCCGTCCGTGACGCCACCCGATTCGCCCGGGCCGTCGCGGCCGCCGGCCGCTCCGTGAGCCGTGCGCCGTCCGGGCGTGGCGCCGCCCGGTGA